A section of the Brevundimonas sp. AJA228-03 genome encodes:
- a CDS encoding SDR family oxidoreductase codes for MDFGITGKRALICASSAGLGRACAQSLSSEGAEVWINGRDSARLEVAAAEIEALTGQRPHTVLADIDTSTGRDAVIASCPRPDILVCNSGGPRPGRLHDWTETAWSEAVAAKMISPILLIQSLIGGMRERGFGRVVVITSAMVKTPKLPMALSTGPRAGLTAFCKALAGEVAADGVTINCLLPEKVETDRLAQMTRSLARARSIDLDEARAEMVASIPAGRFGRPGEVGDACAFLCSDRAGYITGQNLQLDGGAYSGLV; via the coding sequence ATGGATTTTGGCATCACCGGCAAGCGCGCCCTGATCTGCGCTTCTTCGGCGGGACTCGGAAGGGCCTGCGCCCAATCCCTGTCCTCTGAGGGTGCCGAAGTCTGGATCAATGGCCGTGACAGCGCACGGCTTGAGGTGGCAGCGGCCGAGATTGAAGCCCTGACTGGCCAGCGGCCCCATACCGTTCTCGCCGATATTGACACCAGCACGGGCCGTGACGCGGTGATCGCCTCCTGCCCGCGACCCGACATTCTCGTCTGCAACAGCGGTGGTCCCCGCCCGGGACGCCTTCATGACTGGACCGAAACCGCCTGGTCCGAGGCGGTCGCGGCCAAGATGATCTCGCCGATCCTTCTGATCCAGTCCCTTATCGGGGGAATGCGCGAACGCGGGTTCGGGCGGGTCGTTGTCATCACCTCGGCAATGGTCAAGACGCCGAAGCTTCCCATGGCCCTGTCTACCGGACCCCGCGCCGGCTTGACCGCCTTCTGCAAGGCTCTTGCCGGAGAGGTCGCGGCCGATGGCGTGACAATCAACTGCCTCCTGCCAGAAAAGGTCGAGACCGATCGCCTGGCCCAGATGACCCGCTCCCTGGCGCGCGCTCGCAGCATTGACCTTGACGAAGCGCGCGCGGAAATGGTCGCCTCAATCCCGGCCGGTCGTTTCGGCCGACCGGGCGAGGTCGGCGATGCCTGCGCGTTCCTGTGTTCGGATCGCGCTGGCTACATCACCGGTCAGAACCTGCAACTGGACGGCGGAGCCTATTCCGGTCTTGTCTAG
- a CDS encoding VOC family protein, whose protein sequence is MIRRMDHFTVVTEDLAATLAFYDLLGLVPGPRPDFGVPGAWLYVGESPVLHIVETNRMPEPRRGALDHMAFFAEDLSGTAERIQTAGLDYRIIRTPRPFSRWQLFLLDPNGVDVELDFAPEETPPADWKSRAGLAA, encoded by the coding sequence ATGATCCGTCGCATGGACCATTTCACCGTCGTCACAGAAGACCTCGCGGCGACGCTTGCGTTCTATGATCTCCTTGGACTCGTCCCGGGGCCTCGCCCGGATTTCGGCGTCCCGGGGGCATGGCTTTATGTCGGTGAAAGCCCGGTGCTTCACATCGTCGAGACCAACCGGATGCCGGAGCCTCGCCGCGGAGCCCTCGATCATATGGCATTTTTCGCTGAAGACCTGTCCGGGACGGCTGAGCGGATACAGACAGCGGGCCTGGATTACCGGATTATCCGGACGCCGCGCCCTTTCAGCCGCTGGCAACTGTTTTTGCTTGATCCCAACGGCGTCGATGTCGAACTGGACTTTGCGCCTGAAGAGACGCCACCCGCCGACTGGAAATCCCGCGCTGGTCTGGCCGCATAA
- a CDS encoding phosphotransferase family protein, whose protein sequence is MTIDRPHGLELVDLDVLATWMDSQGLGAGSIVDVVQLTGGSQNVLLRFRRADREYVLRRPPLNPRHDGSDTMRREARVLKALKGSDIPHAGLIAACDDASILGAAFYLMEPLDGFNAAVGMPRLHAGSPAARHAMGLSVIEGLSRIALIDHEAVGLGDFGKPEAFLERQSRRWIKQLEGYGEFPGWPGAQGLPDVHAIGAWLDRHRPQRFRPGLMHGDFHLKNVLFCQDRPALEAIIDWELSTIGDPLVDLGWLLATWPGPGGDMSQTTIIVQPWDGFPEAEELVEVYGRLTGADLSNLNWYRVFACYKLAVILEGSWARACAGKAPIEIGQRLHSNAVRLLARAGRWIEGLAT, encoded by the coding sequence GTGACCATCGATCGTCCTCACGGGCTTGAGCTGGTCGATCTCGATGTCCTCGCGACCTGGATGGACAGCCAGGGCCTTGGGGCTGGCTCGATCGTCGATGTGGTGCAACTAACCGGCGGCTCCCAGAACGTCCTGTTGCGTTTCAGGAGAGCGGACCGCGAATACGTTCTTCGGCGCCCCCCGCTCAACCCACGCCACGACGGCAGCGATACCATGCGGCGCGAGGCTCGCGTCCTGAAGGCGCTCAAGGGGTCGGACATCCCCCACGCCGGTCTGATCGCGGCCTGCGACGACGCCTCGATCCTCGGCGCGGCCTTCTACCTGATGGAACCTCTTGATGGGTTCAATGCCGCTGTCGGCATGCCACGACTGCACGCCGGATCACCGGCGGCTCGCCATGCCATGGGCCTGTCCGTCATCGAAGGCCTCTCGCGGATCGCCCTGATCGATCATGAAGCCGTCGGCCTTGGAGACTTTGGCAAACCCGAGGCGTTTCTGGAACGCCAGTCACGGCGCTGGATAAAGCAGCTGGAGGGCTACGGGGAGTTCCCGGGATGGCCAGGAGCACAAGGCCTGCCGGACGTCCACGCCATTGGCGCATGGCTCGACCGGCATCGCCCGCAAAGATTCAGGCCCGGACTGATGCATGGCGACTTCCATCTCAAGAACGTCCTCTTTTGCCAGGACCGGCCAGCCCTTGAAGCGATCATTGACTGGGAGCTGTCGACCATCGGCGATCCCCTGGTCGACCTCGGCTGGCTGCTGGCAACCTGGCCGGGCCCGGGCGGCGACATGAGCCAGACGACCATCATCGTCCAGCCCTGGGACGGCTTTCCCGAAGCCGAGGAACTGGTCGAGGTCTATGGTCGACTGACCGGTGCCGACCTGTCGAACCTGAACTGGTATCGCGTGTTCGCCTGCTACAAGCTGGCCGTAATCCTGGAAGGATCGTGGGCCCGTGCCTGTGCCGGCAAGGCGCCGATCGAGATCGGCCAGCGGCTGCACAGCAACGCCGTTCGTCTGCTGGCTCGCGCCGGTCGCTGGATCGAGGGCCTGGCGACATGA
- a CDS encoding TetR/AcrR family transcriptional regulator → MKADVARDAIKRAAQSLFAARGVDAVSVREILTAAGQRNGASLHYYFGSKDALVAQLVIDGARLIDERRMAQLDALEAAGGPDSLREVMEVLILPSTELGLEGGEGDYLRFISTFSLQNRVAFDAIVGDVWNRGYQRCLDHIRRLSSARPDALERRLVFLSLGLRAVMTAREAALAVNPVHPFWQPAATLDDLVATLVSMVTVSDADAPSTEDGGE, encoded by the coding sequence ATGAAAGCCGATGTCGCCAGGGACGCCATCAAACGGGCTGCCCAGAGTCTGTTCGCTGCACGCGGCGTCGATGCCGTTTCGGTGCGTGAGATCCTGACAGCAGCGGGCCAGAGGAATGGAGCCTCGCTGCATTACTACTTCGGCTCCAAGGATGCGCTCGTGGCGCAACTGGTCATCGACGGAGCGAGGCTGATCGACGAACGGCGCATGGCGCAGCTGGATGCGCTGGAAGCCGCCGGTGGACCCGACTCGCTGCGGGAGGTCATGGAGGTATTGATCCTGCCGTCCACCGAGCTTGGCCTCGAGGGAGGGGAGGGCGACTACCTTCGCTTCATATCCACATTCAGCCTGCAGAACCGTGTCGCCTTCGACGCCATCGTCGGGGACGTCTGGAACCGCGGATATCAGCGATGTCTCGACCACATTCGCCGTCTGTCCTCCGCCAGGCCGGACGCGCTGGAACGCAGGCTTGTGTTCCTGAGTCTGGGCCTGCGTGCCGTCATGACGGCACGCGAGGCCGCACTGGCCGTGAACCCGGTTCACCCGTTCTGGCAACCGGCTGCGACCCTGGACGATCTGGTCGCAACGCTCGTGAGCATGGTGACGGTCTCCGATGCGGATGCGCCGTCAACCGAAGACGGCGGCGAGTAG
- a CDS encoding SDR family NAD(P)-dependent oxidoreductase: MDLDFAGRNVLVVGGTSGIGLACAEAFSARGANVGVTGTRSSKAAYGDGALALEPFVFSTLNVAKPGAVEAWRSPFETLDVVILSQGTVQYRRQEFEAEAFRQVVEVNLTSLMACAQKLAPALEASCGSLIIISSVGGLRATRGNPAYSASKAGAIHLTRTLGDAWAARGIRVNGIAPGLVATRMTEVTTSDPVRLQERLKGIPLNRLGRPEDISGVALFLASPLAAYIVGETIVVDGGRTLS; the protein is encoded by the coding sequence GTGGACCTCGATTTCGCTGGCAGGAATGTTCTCGTCGTCGGCGGAACCAGCGGTATCGGGCTGGCCTGCGCCGAGGCCTTCAGTGCGCGCGGTGCCAATGTCGGTGTTACTGGCACCCGGTCGAGCAAGGCCGCCTATGGTGACGGTGCCCTGGCGCTGGAGCCGTTCGTCTTTTCAACGCTGAACGTGGCCAAGCCAGGTGCGGTCGAAGCCTGGCGCTCGCCCTTTGAAACCCTCGACGTCGTCATCCTGTCCCAGGGCACCGTGCAATACCGTCGCCAGGAGTTCGAAGCCGAAGCCTTTCGACAGGTTGTCGAGGTCAACCTGACCAGCCTGATGGCCTGCGCGCAGAAGCTGGCGCCTGCCCTGGAGGCCAGCTGTGGCAGCCTGATCATCATCAGCTCGGTCGGCGGCCTGCGCGCGACCCGCGGAAACCCGGCCTATTCGGCATCGAAGGCCGGTGCCATCCACCTGACCAGGACGCTCGGCGATGCCTGGGCGGCACGCGGCATTCGCGTCAACGGCATCGCCCCAGGCCTTGTCGCCACCCGGATGACGGAGGTCACGACTTCAGATCCCGTTCGGCTACAGGAGCGGCTCAAGGGCATTCCGCTGAACCGGCTGGGTCGCCCGGAAGACATCTCAGGCGTGGCGCTGTTTCTTGCGTCGCCGCTTGCCGCCTACATCGTCGGCGAAACAATCGTCGTCGACGGCGGCCGTACCCTGTCCTGA
- a CDS encoding acyl-CoA dehydrogenase family protein: MAWDFETDPDFAEQLAWIDNFVRDEVEPLDLILQSPFDVDHPLNRKFVRPLQQQVKDRGLWACHLGPELGGPGYGQVKLALMNEILGRSVFAPTVFGCQAPDSGNAEILAVYGTAEQKARYLQPLLANDIVSCFSMTEPQGGADPTTFSARATLKGDRWVLNGEKWFATNARYASFLLVMAVTDPDAEPHRRLSVFIIPKNAPGLEIVRNVGYGDRDPSHAYLRFTNVGVPLDHMLGGQGDGFVVAQVRLGGGRIHHAMRTIGKARQAFDMLCDRALSRVTRNEPLANKQMVQEKIADSWIELEQFRLLVLRTAWKIDREKDYNKVRGDISAVKAAMPRVLHDIAARAVYIHGSLGLSNETPLAAMVLDSFQVGLADGPTDIHKVTLAKQVLRGRKHSQGLFPDYHLPARREAALAKFGLTGEEAGLRQPPA, encoded by the coding sequence ATGGCCTGGGACTTCGAAACCGATCCTGATTTCGCCGAGCAACTGGCCTGGATCGACAACTTCGTGCGCGACGAGGTCGAGCCGCTTGACCTGATCCTGCAAAGCCCGTTCGACGTCGACCACCCCCTTAACCGGAAATTCGTCCGCCCGCTGCAGCAGCAGGTCAAGGATCGCGGGCTCTGGGCCTGTCACCTAGGTCCTGAACTGGGCGGTCCCGGCTATGGTCAGGTGAAGCTGGCCCTCATGAATGAAATCCTAGGTCGATCAGTCTTTGCCCCGACGGTGTTCGGTTGCCAGGCCCCGGATTCGGGCAATGCAGAAATTCTGGCCGTGTATGGAACGGCTGAACAAAAGGCGCGCTACCTGCAGCCCCTGCTGGCCAATGACATCGTCTCATGCTTCTCGATGACGGAGCCCCAGGGCGGTGCCGATCCGACCACCTTTTCCGCCCGCGCCACATTGAAGGGCGACCGGTGGGTCCTCAACGGCGAGAAGTGGTTCGCGACCAACGCCCGCTATGCCAGCTTCCTTCTTGTCATGGCCGTCACTGATCCCGACGCAGAGCCCCATCGCCGGCTGTCGGTCTTCATCATTCCGAAGAATGCCCCAGGCCTCGAGATCGTTAGAAACGTCGGCTATGGCGACCGCGATCCCTCGCATGCCTATCTTCGCTTTACCAATGTTGGTGTGCCGCTGGATCACATGCTGGGCGGTCAGGGCGATGGCTTTGTCGTCGCCCAGGTGCGGCTTGGCGGCGGTCGCATCCACCATGCGATGCGCACCATCGGCAAGGCGCGGCAGGCCTTCGACATGCTGTGCGACCGCGCCCTGTCGCGCGTCACTCGCAATGAACCTCTGGCCAACAAGCAGATGGTCCAGGAAAAGATCGCCGACAGCTGGATCGAGCTTGAACAGTTCCGTCTTCTCGTGCTGCGCACAGCCTGGAAGATCGATCGCGAAAAGGACTACAACAAGGTCCGCGGTGACATCTCGGCAGTCAAGGCCGCCATGCCCAGAGTGCTTCACGACATCGCTGCGCGCGCCGTCTATATCCACGGCAGTCTGGGCCTGTCGAACGAGACTCCGCTCGCTGCCATGGTGCTCGACTCCTTCCAGGTCGGTCTGGCCGATGGCCCGACCGACATCCACAAGGTAACCCTTGCGAAACAGGTGCTTCGCGGTCGCAAGCATTCTCAAGGCCTCTTTCCCGATTATCACCTGCCCGCCCGGCGTGAGGCGGCCCTGGCAAAGTTCGGTCTCACCGGCGAAGAGGCCGGTTTGCGGCAGCCCCCGGCGTGA
- a CDS encoding fumarylacetoacetate hydrolase family protein gives MRLVTFEHEGHRRAGAFIEGDNRVVDLAEAHRQKHGVVAPALADILALIEGGDDALDMAMEAVKSAPVTAVRRREDVRLRAPIQPPPQIRDCSTFELHQRQAYAAGRAMRARAKGVDVIADTGPSEAEQRILDLFVKQPLYYKANRFSVIGTGETVIWPAYSRMMDFELEFGCYIKKPAKDVSVENARDYIFGYTIYNDFSARDAQAIEMIGQLGPSKGKDFDTGNAMGPCLVTADEIPNPYDLTMIARVNGEEWGRGNSGTMHWTFEDLIAFISRSETLYPGEFLGSGTVGNGCGLEAQRFLKSGDEIELEVSGIGTLVNRIVRET, from the coding sequence TTGCGCCTGGTCACATTCGAGCATGAAGGCCATCGCCGGGCCGGAGCCTTCATCGAGGGGGACAACCGCGTCGTCGACCTGGCGGAAGCCCATCGGCAAAAGCACGGCGTTGTCGCACCGGCGCTGGCCGATATTCTGGCCCTGATCGAAGGCGGCGACGACGCCCTCGACATGGCTATGGAGGCGGTGAAATCTGCGCCCGTCACTGCTGTTCGCCGCCGGGAAGACGTCAGGCTCAGGGCCCCGATCCAGCCGCCGCCGCAAATAAGAGACTGCAGCACATTCGAACTGCACCAGCGCCAGGCCTATGCCGCGGGCCGCGCCATGAGGGCCAGGGCGAAGGGCGTCGACGTCATCGCGGACACCGGACCTTCAGAGGCCGAACAGCGGATCCTGGACCTCTTCGTCAAACAGCCCCTTTACTACAAGGCCAACCGGTTCTCGGTGATCGGGACCGGCGAGACCGTGATCTGGCCGGCCTATTCGAGGATGATGGATTTCGAGCTCGAGTTCGGCTGCTACATCAAGAAGCCGGCCAAGGACGTGTCGGTCGAAAACGCCCGCGATTACATCTTCGGCTATACGATCTACAATGACTTCAGCGCGCGTGATGCGCAGGCGATCGAGATGATCGGCCAGCTGGGCCCCTCCAAGGGCAAGGATTTCGATACCGGAAACGCGATGGGGCCGTGCCTCGTAACGGCGGACGAGATCCCCAATCCCTACGATCTGACCATGATTGCGCGGGTCAATGGCGAGGAGTGGGGCAGGGGCAATTCCGGGACGATGCACTGGACTTTCGAGGACCTGATCGCCTTCATCTCGCGCTCGGAGACCCTCTATCCGGGAGAGTTCCTGGGTTCGGGAACGGTTGGAAATGGCTGTGGTCTGGAAGCGCAACGGTTCCTGAAATCCGGAGACGAGATTGAGCTTGAGGTCTCCGGGATCGGGACCCTGGTCAACCGGATCGTGCGGGAGACCTAG
- a CDS encoding acyl-CoA dehydrogenase family protein has translation MSKRKVFRDDHEMFRDQVRRFVETEIVPHHAEWERDGIVPKSLWLRAGEEGLLCVTAPEAYGGSGGDFGHSAVLIEELARVNATAVGFTTHSDVAVPYLVNYGTDDQKARWLPRLISGELIAVIAMSEPQIGSDLRGMKTRAERDGDHYVLSGQKTFITNGINSGLAIVAAKVEGQANPKDITLFCVEEGMPGFEKGKKLEKIGLRGQDTSELFFSDVRVPVENRLGEESGGFTCLMTELAKERLVIGIRAAASLESMLDKTVAYTKDRVVFGKPLFEFQNTRFKLADVKARTQMLRVFIDDCLQQLLDGELTPETAAMAKLTSAELHGQLLDELLQLHGGYGYMSEYDVGRAWVDARVARIYAGTSEIMKEIIARTL, from the coding sequence ATGTCCAAGCGCAAGGTCTTCCGCGACGACCACGAGATGTTCCGCGATCAGGTCCGGCGTTTCGTCGAGACCGAGATTGTTCCCCATCATGCCGAATGGGAGCGCGACGGCATCGTGCCCAAGTCGCTCTGGCTGCGGGCCGGTGAGGAAGGTCTGCTATGCGTCACTGCGCCTGAGGCCTACGGTGGCTCCGGTGGAGATTTCGGCCACAGCGCCGTGCTGATCGAGGAACTGGCGCGTGTGAACGCCACGGCAGTCGGGTTCACCACCCACTCCGACGTCGCAGTGCCTTATCTGGTCAACTACGGGACGGACGATCAGAAGGCACGCTGGCTGCCGCGGCTGATCTCCGGTGAGTTGATCGCCGTCATCGCCATGTCCGAGCCCCAGATCGGCAGCGATCTGCGGGGCATGAAGACCAGGGCCGAGCGCGACGGTGACCATTATGTGCTGTCAGGCCAGAAGACCTTCATCACCAACGGGATCAACTCTGGCCTTGCGATCGTCGCGGCCAAGGTCGAGGGCCAGGCCAACCCCAAGGACATCACGCTGTTCTGTGTCGAAGAGGGCATGCCGGGGTTCGAAAAGGGAAAGAAGCTCGAAAAGATCGGCCTGCGCGGTCAGGACACTTCGGAACTGTTCTTCTCCGACGTCCGGGTGCCGGTCGAGAACAGGCTGGGAGAGGAAAGTGGCGGCTTCACCTGCCTGATGACCGAACTGGCCAAGGAGCGGCTGGTCATCGGCATTCGTGCCGCCGCTTCGCTGGAGTCCATGCTCGACAAGACCGTGGCATACACCAAGGACCGAGTGGTGTTCGGCAAGCCCCTGTTCGAGTTCCAGAACACCCGGTTCAAGCTGGCCGACGTCAAGGCGCGGACCCAGATGCTGCGGGTGTTCATCGACGACTGTCTGCAACAGTTGCTCGACGGCGAACTGACGCCCGAGACCGCGGCAATGGCCAAGCTGACAAGCGCCGAGCTTCACGGCCAGCTTCTGGACGAACTGCTCCAACTCCATGGCGGTTACGGCTATATGAGCGAATATGATGTCGGACGGGCCTGGGTTGATGCGCGCGTCGCCCGCATCTATGCGGGCACTTCGGAGATCATGAAGGAAATCATTGCCCGCACCCTCTGA
- a CDS encoding crotonase/enoyl-CoA hydratase family protein, with protein sequence MTDFLLKTRDGPVAIWTLNRPEARNAFSKPEDMFEIEDACDEVRADPSIHVVVLTGAGASFCAGGDIKAMQNRTGIFEGSPYRLRNRYRDGIQRIPMALYELEAPVIAAVNGHAIGAGLDFACMADIRIASTTATFAESFVKLGIVPGDGGAWLLPRIVGMPRASHMALTGDPLDARTALDWTLVTQLTAPEDLMSTAMALAHRVASSPGHALRLTKRLLREGQHMRLAPLLELSAAYQALAHHTNDHAEAVNAMIEKRTPTYTDS encoded by the coding sequence ATGACTGACTTCCTGCTGAAGACCCGCGATGGCCCGGTTGCCATCTGGACCCTGAACCGGCCCGAGGCTCGCAATGCCTTCTCCAAGCCCGAGGACATGTTCGAGATCGAGGACGCATGCGACGAGGTCCGCGCCGACCCCTCGATCCACGTCGTCGTCCTGACCGGAGCGGGCGCGTCCTTCTGCGCCGGTGGCGACATCAAGGCGATGCAGAACCGCACCGGCATCTTCGAGGGCTCACCGTACCGCCTGCGCAACCGCTACCGCGACGGTATCCAGCGGATCCCCATGGCGCTCTACGAACTGGAGGCCCCGGTCATCGCGGCGGTCAACGGCCATGCCATCGGGGCCGGTCTCGACTTCGCCTGCATGGCCGATATCCGCATCGCCTCAACCACCGCGACCTTCGCCGAGAGCTTCGTAAAGCTAGGCATCGTCCCGGGCGATGGCGGAGCGTGGCTGCTTCCAAGGATCGTCGGGATGCCGCGCGCCAGTCACATGGCCCTGACCGGTGACCCACTGGATGCCCGGACAGCGCTGGACTGGACGCTGGTGACACAGTTGACCGCGCCGGAAGACCTGATGAGCACGGCCATGGCACTGGCCCACCGCGTGGCCTCCAGCCCCGGCCATGCACTCCGGCTGACAAAGCGACTGTTGCGCGAAGGCCAGCATATGCGGCTGGCACCCCTGCTGGAATTGTCGGCCGCCTACCAGGCCCTCGCACATCACACCAACGACCACGCCGAGGCCGTCAATGCGATGATCGAAAAGCGCACTCCCACCTATACAGACAGCTGA
- a CDS encoding IclR family transcriptional regulator translates to MARSAAGRAVSEEVITADVVESATASDAAEKMVIVKPAANAIRILKFLVEAGGPTRSVTISRSLGLNASTCFNILRTLVLEDVVEFDPLAKTYSVGVGLTTLVGNLLTEGQRVAAATPLMRDLADRYNITMTLWKRLGPDKIVLIKSVASPANVRIEMAEGQRLPVLMASTGRIMAPHLGWSRKDLKAAFKALRWQTPLTFEEYWDQVEAAEARGWASDQGYFTKGVQTIAAPVFDRGRDIAFSIVGVMLLGQHEDSQLDEIGAALRDTGLRLTTALT, encoded by the coding sequence ATGGCGCGATCAGCAGCAGGAAGGGCCGTCAGCGAAGAGGTCATTACCGCGGATGTTGTCGAGTCTGCGACCGCAAGTGATGCCGCCGAGAAGATGGTGATCGTCAAACCTGCGGCGAACGCGATCCGGATCCTGAAATTTCTGGTCGAGGCCGGCGGTCCAACGCGATCCGTGACCATCTCGCGCAGCCTCGGCCTGAACGCCAGCACCTGCTTCAATATTCTGCGCACGCTGGTGCTCGAGGATGTGGTCGAGTTCGATCCCCTGGCCAAGACCTATTCCGTCGGTGTCGGTTTGACGACGCTGGTCGGGAATCTGCTGACCGAAGGCCAGCGTGTGGCGGCGGCGACCCCGTTGATGCGTGATCTGGCCGATCGCTACAACATCACCATGACCCTGTGGAAACGTCTTGGGCCTGACAAGATCGTTCTGATCAAGAGTGTCGCAAGCCCGGCCAATGTGCGCATCGAGATGGCAGAGGGGCAGCGATTGCCGGTTCTGATGGCGTCGACCGGCCGGATCATGGCTCCACATCTTGGCTGGTCGCGCAAGGATCTGAAGGCCGCGTTCAAGGCGCTGCGCTGGCAGACGCCATTGACGTTCGAGGAGTACTGGGACCAGGTCGAGGCTGCCGAGGCGCGCGGTTGGGCCAGTGACCAGGGCTATTTCACCAAGGGTGTGCAGACCATTGCGGCCCCGGTGTTCGACCGGGGCCGCGATATCGCGTTCAGTATCGTGGGCGTGATGCTGCTGGGCCAGCATGAGGACAGCCAGCTTGACGAGATCGGGGCTGCCCTGCGTGACACAGGACTCCGTCTGACCACTGCCCTGACCTGA
- a CDS encoding amidohydrolase family protein gives MVHATDHLTVPAGLRRPDDAAYFLDTFCIFVIERYSEWRGPRDCAGIRGGDKLPWEIRKSRMNVDDMILVSVDDHVIEPPNAFDRHWPERLKGRQPKIEQRDGRDVWMFEEKAAGYMGLNSVVGRPKEEYGMEPLNYAQMRRGTWDIKARVEDMDANGILGSICFPTFPGFAGARFQTASRQDPDVALAAIRAYNDWHVHDWAGAAPGRFIPLMLTPFWDMQAAVAEVERMARLGVHALSFSDNPALSGWPSLHDPYWDPLWKACADNKVVICCHIGTGSAAQHASDLSPIDAWITSMPISIANSAADWIWGPMWKKFPTLKMALSEGGIGWIPYLLERADFTHGHHKAWTNSNFGPGVMPSDIYKKHIISCFIEDRFGLANLDYIGEDMVMYECDYPHSDSVWPHSAEKLWNDVKHLSPETIDKITHINAIREFSYDPFSVLRKEDCTVGALKASAAAVPVDTDPLLNLGGAAPKREAGKPVTSGDINRMFENASAESTVSGRR, from the coding sequence ATGGTCCATGCGACGGATCATCTGACGGTTCCTGCGGGCTTGCGGCGTCCAGATGACGCAGCATATTTTCTAGACACTTTTTGCATTTTTGTTATAGAAAGATATTCTGAATGGCGTGGCCCGCGAGACTGCGCCGGGATTAGAGGCGGCGACAAGCTGCCCTGGGAAATAAGGAAGAGCCGGATGAACGTTGATGACATGATCCTGGTGAGCGTTGACGATCACGTCATCGAACCGCCGAACGCGTTCGATCGCCACTGGCCCGAGCGGCTCAAGGGTCGGCAGCCGAAAATCGAGCAGCGCGACGGGCGCGACGTCTGGATGTTCGAGGAAAAGGCCGCCGGCTATATGGGCCTGAACTCCGTGGTCGGGCGCCCCAAGGAAGAGTACGGCATGGAGCCGCTCAACTATGCGCAGATGCGCCGCGGCACCTGGGACATCAAGGCACGCGTCGAGGACATGGATGCCAATGGCATTCTCGGGTCGATCTGTTTCCCCACCTTTCCCGGTTTTGCGGGCGCACGCTTCCAGACAGCGTCCCGGCAGGACCCCGATGTGGCGTTGGCAGCGATCCGTGCCTACAACGACTGGCATGTGCATGACTGGGCCGGCGCTGCGCCCGGCCGCTTTATCCCGTTGATGCTGACGCCGTTCTGGGACATGCAGGCGGCCGTGGCCGAGGTCGAACGGATGGCCAGACTGGGCGTCCACGCACTGTCGTTCTCCGACAATCCTGCCCTGTCGGGCTGGCCCTCGCTTCACGATCCGTATTGGGATCCGCTCTGGAAGGCCTGTGCCGACAACAAGGTGGTTATCTGCTGCCACATCGGCACGGGGTCGGCAGCGCAGCACGCTTCGGACCTGTCGCCAATCGATGCCTGGATCACGTCGATGCCGATCTCGATCGCCAACTCGGCGGCCGACTGGATCTGGGGACCGATGTGGAAGAAATTCCCCACGTTGAAGATGGCGCTGTCGGAAGGCGGAATCGGCTGGATTCCCTATCTGCTGGAACGGGCCGACTTCACCCACGGTCATCACAAGGCCTGGACGAATTCCAACTTTGGTCCGGGCGTCATGCCGAGCGACATCTACAAGAAGCACATCATCAGCTGCTTTATCGAGGACCGGTTCGGCCTGGCTAACCTCGACTATATCGGCGAGGACATGGTCATGTACGAATGCGACTACCCGCATTCGGACTCGGTCTGGCCCCACTCGGCCGAGAAGCTCTGGAACGACGTCAAGCACCTGTCGCCTGAGACGATCGACAAGATCACCCACATCAATGCGATACGCGAATTCTCCTATGACCCCTTCTCGGTCCTCAGGAAGGAAGATTGCACTGTGGGGGCCTTGAAGGCCTCTGCTGCTGCGGTCCCTGTTGATACGGACCCCTTGCTGAACCTTGGCGGTGCCGCACCCAAGCGGGAAGCGGGCAAACCGGTGACCTCCGGCGACATCAACAGGATGTTCGAGAACGCGTCGGCAGAATCCACGGTTTCAGGGCGCCGCTAG